In Aquificaceae bacterium, the sequence TCAAGTAAGGCACTATATTTTTCCCCAAGAGAAGTCCATAAAAGGAGTTTATAACTCCCATTTCCTTTACCATCTCCCTTAGCTCCTGCAGAGCATCCTCAAACTTGGAGATATGAATGGGAAAGCGTCTTTCCCTTTTTCTTTTACTTTCAGACCTTGTCTTAGAAGCTCTTATGACCCTTTTGACCGTCTCTATCCTTTGCAGGAGCTCCTCTTGAACCTGCTCCTCTTGGCTTTCAAACTGCTCCACTATCTCCTTTAGGGTAAGCCTCCTTCTTTCCCTTTTTTGCTTTGGCTCAGGAAAGAGGACCTCCGCCTGCTTTTTCAAGAGAAAGGACGCAGCGAGCACCGCCCTTGCAGGCACTCTAAGGTCCAAAAGCTCATGCCTTCTTATCTCTTCCATATAAGCCCTTGCCAACACAGATATATCCACATCCCAAGGGTCAAGTTTACCCTCTTCCACAAGCCTGTAGGCAAGAGCAAAGGGATGCTCTTCTTCAAACCTCCA encodes:
- a CDS encoding segregation/condensation protein A, which codes for MWRFEEEHPFALAYRLVEEGKLDPWDVDISVLARAYMEEIRRHELLDLRVPARAVLAASFLLKKQAEVLFPEPKQKRERRRLTLKEIVEQFESQEEQVQEELLQRIETVKRVIRASKTRSESKRKRERRFPIHISKFEDALQELREMVKEMGVINSFYGLLLGKNIVPYLMALMVLYQEGVVDIEQEVPYGDLKISLVGEHI